A window from Flavobacterium gyeonganense encodes these proteins:
- a CDS encoding exosortase F system-associated membrane protein, with amino-acid sequence MLNKLSENKFKIIITILVVLCLGIVRAFENKLFYDPFLVYFESDFKGFPFPQVDNLKLFAGLLFRYALNTILSLVLIYTLFRDKEIFKFSAFLYMFFLVLLLTAFFIILEFFPNANWLLFYVRRFIIQPIFLLLFVAAFYYQKQNLKK; translated from the coding sequence ATGCTAAATAAACTTTCCGAAAATAAATTCAAAATCATAATTACTATTCTGGTTGTTTTGTGTTTAGGGATCGTCAGAGCTTTCGAAAATAAATTGTTTTATGATCCTTTTCTGGTTTATTTTGAGTCTGATTTTAAAGGATTTCCATTTCCTCAGGTTGACAATTTAAAACTTTTTGCAGGACTTTTGTTTCGTTATGCTTTGAATACTATTTTGTCATTAGTGCTTATTTATACCTTGTTCAGGGATAAAGAAATCTTCAAGTTTAGTGCATTTTTATATATGTTTTTTTTAGTACTTCTTTTGACTGCTTTTTTTATCATTCTCGAATTTTTCCCCAATGCAAACTGGCTGCTTTTTTATGTAAGAAGATTTATTATTCAGCCAATTTTTTTGCTATTGTTTGTGGCTGCTTTTTACTATCAGAAGCAAAATCTTAAAAAATAA